A single genomic interval of Microbacterium sp. LWO14-1.2 harbors:
- a CDS encoding iron chelate uptake ABC transporter family permease subunit, which translates to MDRTAPAQTVAHDRIAAIVTGRRARHRRHAVATIVLGVLLLVLFTVALMVGNTFYPLDAVVRVILGETVPGASFTVGELRLPRAVLAILAGIAFGMAGVSFQTLLRNPLASPDIIGISNGAGAAAVIGIIVLGLDGPLVSLLALGGALVTAAAIYLLSIRGGFAGTRLILIGIGVSLMLQSVISYVLSRAASWDIQTAMQWLTGSLNSASWERVAPLAIAALVIVPLLLAQGRALGAMQLGDDSASGLGVRVNTTRVLCILGAVALLAFATAATGPIAFVAFMAGPIAARITGPGANLLLPSAFVGAALVLGSDLLGQFAFGERYPVGVITGVLGAPYLIYLLVRTNRSGGSL; encoded by the coding sequence ATGGATCGCACCGCGCCGGCCCAGACCGTCGCCCACGACCGCATCGCCGCGATCGTCACCGGACGCCGGGCCCGCCACCGTCGCCATGCGGTCGCCACGATCGTGCTCGGCGTGCTGCTGCTCGTGCTGTTCACGGTCGCGCTCATGGTGGGCAACACGTTCTACCCGCTCGACGCTGTCGTACGGGTCATCCTGGGCGAGACCGTGCCCGGGGCCTCGTTCACGGTCGGGGAGCTGCGGCTGCCTCGCGCCGTGCTGGCGATCCTCGCGGGCATCGCGTTCGGCATGGCCGGGGTCTCGTTCCAGACGCTGCTGCGCAACCCGCTCGCCTCGCCCGACATCATCGGCATCTCGAACGGCGCGGGCGCCGCCGCGGTGATCGGCATCATCGTGCTGGGCCTCGACGGACCGCTCGTCTCGCTCCTGGCCCTCGGCGGCGCGCTGGTCACCGCCGCAGCCATCTACCTGCTGTCGATCCGCGGCGGCTTCGCGGGCACCCGGCTGATCCTCATCGGCATCGGCGTCTCGCTGATGCTGCAGAGCGTGATCTCGTACGTGCTGTCGCGGGCCGCGTCGTGGGACATCCAGACCGCGATGCAGTGGCTCACCGGCAGCCTGAACAGCGCCTCCTGGGAGCGCGTCGCCCCGCTCGCCATCGCGGCGCTCGTGATCGTGCCGCTGCTGCTCGCGCAGGGCCGGGCGCTCGGCGCGATGCAGCTCGGCGACGACTCGGCATCCGGGCTCGGGGTGCGGGTGAACACGACGCGCGTGCTCTGCATCCTCGGCGCCGTGGCGCTGCTCGCGTTCGCCACCGCCGCCACCGGGCCGATCGCGTTCGTCGCGTTCATGGCCGGTCCGATCGCCGCGCGCATCACGGGACCCGGCGCGAACCTGCTGCTGCCGAGCGCGTTCGTCGGCGCCGCGCTCGTTCTCGGCAGCGACCTGCTCGGCCAGTTCGCCTTCGGTGAGCGCTACCCGGTCGGCGTCATCACCGGTGTGCTCGGCGCCCCCTACCTCATCTATCTGCTCGTCCGCACCAATCGCTCGGGAGGCTCTCTGTGA
- a CDS encoding response regulator — MKLLIADDDPQMVRALRITLAAHGYEVVVAADGAAAVATAAQTHPDLIMLDLGMPRLDGIEVIQALRGWTSVPIIVVSGRTGSADKVEALDAGADDFVTKPFQVDELLARLRALSRRAAPAGESTVGFGDVVVDLATKTVTRSGSRVHLTPTEWRMLEHLARHPGALVTRQDLLKEIWGSEQVSDSGYLRLYMSQLRKKLEREPGSPEHLLTESGMGYRLVL, encoded by the coding sequence GTGAAGCTCCTCATCGCCGACGACGATCCGCAGATGGTGCGCGCGCTGCGCATCACGCTCGCCGCGCACGGGTACGAGGTGGTCGTCGCCGCCGACGGTGCCGCGGCCGTCGCGACGGCCGCGCAGACCCACCCCGACCTGATCATGCTCGACCTGGGCATGCCGCGACTCGACGGGATCGAGGTCATCCAGGCGCTGCGCGGATGGACGAGCGTGCCCATCATCGTCGTCTCCGGGCGCACGGGCTCCGCCGACAAGGTCGAGGCGCTGGATGCCGGGGCCGACGACTTCGTCACCAAGCCGTTCCAGGTCGACGAGCTGCTCGCCCGCCTGCGCGCCCTGTCGCGACGGGCGGCGCCGGCCGGGGAGTCCACCGTCGGATTCGGGGACGTCGTCGTCGACCTCGCGACGAAGACCGTCACCCGCTCCGGCTCGCGCGTGCACCTCACGCCGACCGAGTGGCGGATGCTGGAGCACCTCGCGCGGCATCCCGGCGCCCTCGTCACCCGGCAGGACCTGCTGAAGGAGATCTGGGGCAGCGAGCAGGTCTCCGACTCCGGGTACCTGCGCCTGTACATGTCGCAGCTGCGCAAGAAGCTCGAGCGCGAACCCGGGTCGCCGGAGCACCTGCTGACCGAGTCGGGAATGGGCTACCGGCTCGTGCTCTGA
- a CDS encoding ABC transporter ATP-binding protein, producing MTEAHTLTAESVTLAYGDRTVIDGLDLQIAPGRITTIVGANGCGKSTLLRSLARLLSPSAGQIVLDGTSVHTRPTKEVARILGLLPQSPVAPEGIAVADLVGRGRHPHQKMLSRWSTHDYEVVADALAVTGTTDLADRSVDELSGGQRQRVWIAMALAQETDILLLDEPTTFLDVAHQVEVLDLLTDLSVSRGTTIVMVLHDLNLAARYSDELVAMKDGRVHVTGTPQEVVTAEHVEEVFGLANQITTDPVSGKPMVTPIGRHHVR from the coding sequence GTGACCGAGGCGCATACCCTGACGGCGGAGTCCGTCACCCTCGCCTACGGCGACCGCACGGTCATCGACGGCCTCGATCTGCAGATCGCGCCGGGCAGGATCACCACGATCGTCGGGGCGAACGGATGCGGCAAGTCGACGCTGCTCCGCTCGCTCGCGCGCCTGCTCTCACCCTCGGCGGGGCAGATCGTGCTCGACGGCACCTCGGTGCACACGCGCCCCACGAAGGAGGTCGCGCGCATCCTCGGACTGCTGCCGCAGTCGCCGGTGGCGCCGGAGGGCATCGCGGTGGCCGACCTGGTGGGCCGGGGCCGGCACCCGCACCAGAAGATGCTGTCGCGCTGGAGCACCCACGACTACGAGGTCGTCGCCGACGCGCTCGCCGTCACCGGAACCACCGACCTCGCCGATCGCAGTGTCGACGAGCTGTCCGGCGGGCAGCGTCAGCGGGTATGGATCGCGATGGCGCTCGCGCAGGAGACCGACATCCTGCTGCTCGACGAGCCGACCACGTTCCTCGACGTCGCGCACCAGGTCGAGGTGCTCGACCTGCTCACGGACCTCAGCGTCTCGCGCGGCACGACCATCGTGATGGTGCTGCACGATCTGAACCTCGCCGCCCGCTACTCCGACGAGCTCGTCGCGATGAAGGACGGACGCGTGCACGTCACCGGCACGCCGCAGGAGGTCGTGACGGCAGAGCACGTCGAAGAGGTCTTCGGCCTCGCGAATCAGATCACCACCGACCCGGTTTCCGGAAAGCCGATGGTCACACCGATCGGGAGGCACCATGTCCGCTGA
- a CDS encoding alpha/beta hydrolase has translation MGYITVGNENSTPVELYYEDQGSGQPVVLIHGYPLDGHSWERQTRELLDQGYRVITYDRRGFGQSSKVGSGYDYDTFAADLNTVLETLDLRDVVLVGFSMGTGELARYVAKYGHDRVAKLAFLASLEPFLVQRDDNPEGVPQDVFDGIAAAAKGDRFAWFTQFYNDFYNLDENLGSRISQEAVTGSWNVAVGSAPVAAYAVVPSWIEDFRGDVEAVRAAGKPTLILHGTKDNILPIDATARRFHQAVPEAEYVEVEGAPHGLLWTHADEVNAALKGFLAK, from the coding sequence ATGGGTTACATCACCGTAGGAAACGAGAACAGCACCCCCGTCGAGCTCTACTACGAGGACCAGGGTTCGGGTCAGCCCGTCGTCCTGATCCACGGGTACCCGCTCGACGGCCACAGCTGGGAGCGCCAGACCCGCGAACTGCTCGACCAGGGCTACCGCGTCATCACGTATGACCGCCGCGGGTTCGGCCAGTCGTCGAAGGTCGGCTCCGGCTACGACTACGACACCTTCGCCGCAGATCTGAACACCGTGCTCGAGACGCTCGACCTGCGCGACGTCGTGCTCGTCGGCTTCTCGATGGGCACCGGCGAGCTCGCCCGCTACGTCGCGAAGTACGGCCACGATCGCGTCGCCAAGCTCGCCTTCCTCGCCTCGCTCGAGCCGTTCCTCGTGCAGCGCGACGACAACCCCGAGGGCGTGCCGCAGGACGTGTTCGACGGGATCGCCGCCGCCGCCAAGGGCGACCGCTTCGCGTGGTTCACCCAGTTCTACAACGACTTCTACAACCTCGACGAGAACCTCGGCTCGCGTATCAGCCAGGAAGCCGTCACCGGCAGCTGGAACGTCGCGGTCGGCAGCGCCCCCGTCGCCGCCTACGCCGTGGTGCCGTCGTGGATCGAGGACTTCCGCGGCGACGTCGAGGCGGTGCGCGCCGCCGGAAAGCCCACCCTGATCCTGCACGGCACGAAGGACAACATCCTCCCCATCGACGCCACCGCACGTCGGTTCCACCAGGCGGTGCCGGAGGCCGAGTACGTCGAGGTCGAGGGCGCCCCGCACGGCCTCCTCTGGACCCACGCCGACGAGGTCAACGCAGCCCTGAAGGGCTTCCTCGCGAAGTAA
- a CDS encoding SdrD B-like domain-containing protein produces MRTNQLIHSAAIVLLGVLGVGVLAGVELVTAPAASATEQNPRLGSIGDRVWRDEDRDGIQDPDESSAADVTVVLYGADGAEIERTETDRSGEYSFRNLPLGSYTVGFERLRPNVVLTVRDAGGDDAVDSDADPATGRTGVIILSAGRPDVTDVDAGLATRLGSIGDRVWDDRDRDGVQDPDEPGLPGVTVVLFLEDGTEVERAATNAAGRYSFTELTLDLYTVGFTGLPEGAVLTTANAGDDDGADSDADPATGRTGGVPLTTATPDVTDVDAGVVMARSAGSIGSRVWRDRDRDGVRDADEPGVAGVTVVLLREDGAEAARTTTDDSGAYSFTQVPFGRYTVVFQGLARGDGFAPRDAGDDAADSDPDPLTGRTGVIAVTAAAPDVTGTDAGIVALPPSALPPAAPPAGPPATAPGSAGVAGAVAPSAAGRLPDTGPDTVSIVLLTVLGGVLTTVGLLALRRRAPLPAAGRDETR; encoded by the coding sequence ATGCGCACGAACCAGCTCATCCATTCCGCGGCCATCGTGCTGCTCGGCGTGCTGGGGGTGGGTGTGCTGGCGGGCGTCGAGCTCGTGACCGCGCCGGCCGCGAGCGCGACCGAGCAGAACCCGCGTCTGGGCTCCATCGGCGACCGCGTGTGGCGCGACGAGGATCGCGACGGCATCCAGGATCCCGACGAATCCAGCGCCGCCGACGTCACGGTCGTGCTCTACGGCGCGGACGGTGCGGAGATCGAGCGGACCGAGACCGACCGCAGCGGAGAGTACTCGTTCCGGAACCTGCCGCTGGGCTCGTACACCGTGGGCTTCGAGCGCCTTCGGCCGAACGTCGTGCTCACCGTGCGCGACGCGGGCGGCGACGACGCCGTCGATTCCGACGCCGACCCCGCGACTGGCCGCACCGGCGTGATCATCCTGTCGGCGGGCAGACCCGACGTCACCGACGTGGATGCCGGTCTGGCCACCCGACTCGGATCCATCGGCGATCGGGTGTGGGATGACCGCGACCGTGACGGTGTGCAGGATCCGGACGAGCCAGGGCTTCCGGGCGTCACGGTCGTGCTGTTCCTCGAGGACGGCACCGAGGTGGAGCGCGCCGCGACGAACGCGGCCGGCCGATACTCGTTCACGGAGCTGACGCTCGACCTGTACACGGTCGGCTTCACGGGCCTGCCCGAGGGTGCCGTGCTCACGACCGCGAACGCGGGCGACGACGACGGCGCGGACTCCGATGCCGACCCCGCCACGGGGCGCACCGGCGGTGTGCCGCTCACGACCGCGACGCCCGACGTGACGGATGTGGATGCCGGAGTCGTCATGGCACGCAGTGCGGGCTCGATCGGTTCTCGCGTCTGGCGCGATCGCGACCGTGACGGAGTGCGTGACGCGGACGAGCCTGGAGTGGCCGGTGTCACGGTGGTGCTGTTGCGCGAGGACGGCGCGGAGGCGGCGCGGACGACGACGGACGACTCCGGCGCCTACTCCTTCACGCAGGTCCCGTTCGGGCGGTACACGGTGGTCTTCCAGGGGCTGGCGCGCGGCGACGGGTTCGCGCCGCGCGACGCCGGTGACGACGCCGCGGACTCCGACCCCGACCCGCTCACCGGACGCACGGGCGTGATCGCGGTGACCGCGGCGGCTCCCGATGTGACCGGCACTGACGCGGGCATCGTGGCGCTGCCGCCGAGTGCACTGCCGCCTGCCGCGCCGCCCGCTGGTCCGCCCGCGACTGCGCCTGGTTCGGCTGGGGTGGCGGGAGCAGTGGCGCCGTCCGCCGCCGGCCGGCTGCCCGACACGGGCCCCGACACGGTGTCGATCGTGCTCCTGACAGTCCTCGGCGGGGTGCTCACGACTGTCGGCCTGCTCGCTCTCCGCCGCCGTGCTCCTCTTCCCGCCGCCGGTCGGGACGAAACGCGCTGA
- a CDS encoding siderophore-interacting protein, translated as MSAETTTERPTYVLARAEVRAVDRVSPNFVRVTFGGDELFEFGTPGDVFDSRIKLVFPPASGVLPALDRETDNWWASYLAVPEDERGSMRTYSVRELRVTDAGTEVDVDFVLHLAPGLSGPASRWADAAAVGQELYVVGPRRGLPSSAHGGAEFEPGTAASVVLAGDETAAPAIARILEDAPRDLRGCAFIEVPSADDVLSIAAPAGVEVRWLPRADEQAHGLQLIPAVLEYLGDADAADDVDVTDIESEDLLWETPDYSGLGEDIAVADAPAERYFWIAGESGVVTTLRRHLVKDLGIDRGQVAFMGYWRRGVAMRG; from the coding sequence ATGTCCGCTGAGACCACCACCGAGCGTCCCACCTATGTGCTGGCGCGTGCCGAGGTGCGCGCGGTCGACCGCGTCTCGCCGAACTTCGTGCGGGTCACGTTCGGCGGCGACGAGCTGTTCGAGTTCGGAACGCCCGGCGACGTGTTCGACTCCCGCATCAAGCTCGTCTTCCCGCCGGCGTCCGGCGTGCTGCCGGCCCTCGATCGCGAGACCGACAACTGGTGGGCCTCGTACCTCGCGGTGCCCGAGGACGAGCGCGGCTCGATGCGCACGTACTCGGTGCGCGAGCTGCGCGTGACGGATGCCGGCACCGAGGTCGACGTCGACTTCGTGCTGCACCTCGCACCCGGCCTCTCGGGACCCGCGTCGCGCTGGGCCGACGCCGCTGCCGTCGGACAGGAGCTGTACGTGGTCGGGCCGCGCCGCGGCCTGCCGTCCTCCGCGCACGGGGGAGCGGAGTTCGAACCGGGTACCGCGGCATCCGTCGTGCTGGCCGGCGACGAGACCGCCGCGCCCGCGATCGCCCGCATCCTGGAAGACGCTCCGCGCGATCTGCGCGGCTGCGCGTTTATCGAGGTGCCGTCGGCCGACGACGTGCTCTCGATCGCCGCTCCCGCGGGCGTCGAGGTGCGGTGGCTGCCCCGTGCGGACGAGCAGGCCCATGGACTGCAGCTGATCCCTGCGGTGCTCGAGTACCTCGGCGACGCGGATGCCGCAGACGACGTCGACGTGACCGACATCGAGTCCGAGGACCTGCTCTGGGAGACCCCCGACTACTCCGGGCTCGGCGAGGACATCGCGGTGGCGGATGCCCCGGCGGAGCGCTACTTCTGGATCGCCGGCGAGAGCGGGGTCGTCACCACCCTGCGCCGTCACCTCGTGAAGGATCTCGGCATCGATCGCGGGCAGGTGGCCTTCATGGGCTACTGGCGTCGGGGTGTCGCGATGCGCGGCTGA
- a CDS encoding TetR/AcrR family transcriptional regulator — translation MTEEEARERILSAAEELYYRKGYAAVGMDELRAASGVSLRRLYALFPAKADIVTAVLDRKHGEWESGLTGAVTDAGDDPRDRLLAVYGYLEDWFCTDSFRGCAFINAFGELGGTNPEVAALVRDHKASFQQYMAGLVTDAGAPASLAAQLSILAEGAQSTAAISGDSSVAAQARGAAEVLIDAAVR, via the coding sequence ATGACCGAAGAAGAGGCTCGCGAACGCATCCTCTCCGCCGCGGAGGAGCTGTACTACCGCAAGGGATACGCGGCCGTGGGCATGGACGAGCTCCGTGCCGCGTCCGGCGTGTCGCTGCGCCGGCTCTATGCGCTCTTCCCCGCGAAGGCCGACATCGTCACGGCTGTGCTCGACCGCAAGCACGGGGAGTGGGAGTCGGGACTGACCGGGGCGGTGACGGATGCCGGAGACGATCCGCGCGATCGCCTGCTCGCCGTCTACGGGTACCTCGAGGACTGGTTCTGCACCGACAGCTTCCGCGGATGCGCGTTCATCAACGCGTTCGGCGAGCTGGGTGGCACGAACCCCGAGGTCGCGGCGCTCGTGCGCGACCATAAGGCCTCGTTCCAGCAGTACATGGCGGGCCTCGTCACAGACGCCGGCGCCCCGGCATCCCTCGCAGCGCAGCTGTCGATCCTGGCGGAGGGCGCCCAGAGCACGGCCGCGATCTCGGGCGACTCGTCCGTGGCGGCCCAGGCGCGAGGCGCGGCAGAGGTGCTGATCGACGCAGCCGTCCGCTGA
- a CDS encoding tryptophan-rich sensory protein: MESRTNDILRQAAIIAAATFMLIAAAVGSGAFGGTSVDELQDGALSASGSYLAPAGPAFSIWSLIYLGLIAYAVWQALPAQRTDERQRTVGWWIAATMVLNGLWLVTAQFLTLPLTVIVIALLLAALARVMVLLNRRSARTIPERIVVDGANGLHFGWVTIATVANTAAWFTQIAPADWAEQAEVWAVAVLAVVLVIGVASALVLKRIAPALATAWGLSWLAVGRLTGEPDSTVTAVAGIVVAVALVVAGVVGVLRRRRTASVSR, encoded by the coding sequence ATGGAATCCCGGACGAACGACATCCTCCGCCAGGCCGCGATCATCGCTGCGGCGACCTTCATGCTGATCGCCGCCGCCGTCGGATCCGGTGCGTTCGGCGGCACGTCGGTCGACGAGCTGCAGGACGGCGCGCTGTCGGCATCCGGCTCGTACCTCGCGCCCGCCGGACCCGCGTTCTCGATCTGGTCCCTCATCTATCTCGGTCTGATCGCGTACGCGGTGTGGCAGGCGCTCCCCGCGCAGCGGACCGACGAGCGTCAGCGCACGGTCGGCTGGTGGATCGCCGCGACCATGGTGCTCAACGGCCTCTGGCTCGTGACGGCGCAGTTCCTCACGCTTCCGCTCACCGTCATCGTGATCGCCCTACTGCTCGCCGCTCTCGCCCGCGTCATGGTGCTGCTGAATCGGCGCAGCGCACGCACGATCCCCGAACGGATCGTGGTCGACGGAGCCAACGGCCTGCACTTCGGGTGGGTCACGATCGCGACCGTCGCCAACACCGCGGCCTGGTTCACGCAGATCGCCCCGGCCGACTGGGCTGAGCAGGCGGAGGTCTGGGCCGTCGCCGTGCTGGCCGTCGTCCTCGTCATCGGCGTCGCGAGCGCGCTCGTGCTGAAGCGCATCGCCCCGGCGCTGGCCACCGCCTGGGGGCTCTCGTGGCTCGCGGTCGGACGCCTCACCGGCGAGCCCGACAGCACCGTCACCGCCGTCGCGGGGATCGTGGTCGCGGTGGCGCTCGTCGTCGCGGGCGTGGTCGGGGTCCTGCGGCGCCGCCGCACGGCATCCGTGTCCCGCTGA